The Peromyscus eremicus chromosome 2, PerEre_H2_v1, whole genome shotgun sequence genome includes the window AGGCATTTTGGTAATCTACGGAGTGTCAGGTGCAAGGGGAAGGCCAGAGGCTTATTCAGGTTTGGGACGGAAGGAGGTTGGCTTGGAGGAAAGGAGTGCTAGCATTTGTCGGAGGAAGTAGCACTCTTCCAGCCCTGCCACCCTCCCCTTCCTGCAGCGCCTGCAGCCACACTTAAGGCCACCCAGCTGGCCCTGTGAGGGCCCTTTCCTCTTTCAgtgtagagaaaaaggaaaggacattttTGGTAGAAAAGTCCCTTCTGCTCCCTGGGAATCCCCGGTGGCCGGATGGACTTTGGGATATCCCAGAGGAAATCAAAGTCCagctccccccacacacatacacaccccacccccgccccagcaCAATGTGGCCAGGCTCTCTCACACTATACAGCTGGCCCTTGGGGCCTCCAGAGAACATCTTATCTGGGGTCCCTGTTCCCTGGTGGGCCTGCAAAATCCTCTGTCACTTCTATAATGGTCAACAGTAAGTCATGTAAGTACTtgtttgtagcccaggctcacctgcaAGATTCAAAGAAAGCAGGGAgcaaactaaacaaaataaaaggcatGTGGGAGTGCTAAggggggcaggggcaggcgggGCTGAAGGAGTCCACAAAAGGTCAGACACTGCTAGGGGATGAGTGTTTCAGTGAGGTAAAGAAACTGCCCCAAGGCTGACAGTTAATAGGAAAATGATGTATGGGGAAGTCAAAGCCCATTTTATAAGGCCCTGACCACCTACTTCTCCTGCCCTTATCCCTGGCAGGGCATCTTCAGGTCCCTGGGCGTAGACATCCCGCTCTACGAAGCCTGGCCATGGCACTGTGCCTGAAGCAGGTGTTTGCTAAGGACAAGACTTTCCGGCCCCGGAAGCGCTTTGAACCTGGTACACAGCGCTTTGAGCTTTATAAGAAGGCACAGGCCTCGCTCAAATCCGGCCTGGACCTTCGAAGTGTGGTGAGGCTGCCACCTGGTGAGAGCATCGATGACTGGATCGCTGTGCATGTGGTGGACTTCTTCAACCGCATCAACCTCATCTACGGCACCATGGCTGAGCACTGCAGTGAGACCAGCTGCCCAGTCATGGCCGGTGGGCCTCGCTATGAGTACCGCTGGCAGGATGAGCGCCAGTACCGAAGGCCCGCCAAGCTCTCGGCGCCCCGCTATATGGCATTGCTCATGGACTGGATCGAGGGTCTCATCAATGATGAGGATGTCTTTCCTACACGTGTGGGTGAGCACTGTCTGGGTGGACAGTTAGCCTAGCCAAGGAGGGTCATTCCCATATtgtagaagaggaaactgaggcaggatctcGGTTACAATCAAACCTTTACCAAGGACAACGTGACTCCCATTTGGGGCTCCTCATGTCCTCCTCATGGAGGCAGGATTCAAACCTTCTTTGCACAGCAGTACCTCTCAGAGATAAATGAT containing:
- the Mob3c gene encoding MOB kinase activator 3C; amino-acid sequence: MALCLKQVFAKDKTFRPRKRFEPGTQRFELYKKAQASLKSGLDLRSVVRLPPGESIDDWIAVHVVDFFNRINLIYGTMAEHCSETSCPVMAGGPRYEYRWQDERQYRRPAKLSAPRYMALLMDWIEGLINDEDVFPTRVGVPFPKNFQQVCTKILTRLFRVFVHVYIHHFDSILSMGAEAHVNTCYKHFYYFIQEFSLVDQRELEPLREMTERICH